Proteins from a genomic interval of Uloborus diversus isolate 005 chromosome 4, Udiv.v.3.1, whole genome shotgun sequence:
- the LOC129219914 gene encoding uncharacterized protein LOC129219914: MMKRSWRLSQIYNIVPAYRGNDDLIQVILLLCAVAASGQFFQPFFPFFPYFPFRYNFGLPGFEEYAASLGGAKVGLYGRSSGFGGPFLPPFGPFGRLGGSEVTGASLAGAKVGIYGKENSQRSVYG, translated from the exons ATGATGAAACGCAGTTGGAGGTTGTCACAAATATATAACATAGTTCCGGCGTACCGAGGAAACGATGATCTAATCCAG GTGATTCTCCTCCTCTGTGCAGTAGCAGCCAGTGGTCAgttcttccaaccttttttccctTTCTTCCCCTACTTTCCCTTCCGTTACAACTTTGGACTACCAGGTTTTGAGGAATATGCTGCATCTTTAGGCGGAGCCAAGGTTGGTCTGTATGGAAGATCTTCTGGTTTTGGTGGGCCTTTCTTGCCCCCCTTTGGACCCTTTGGGAGATTAGGAGGCTCTGAAGTGACAGGAGCCTCCCTGGCGGGAGCTAAAGTCGGCATCTATGGTAAAGAAAACTCTCAAAGAAGCGTCT atggataa